Proteins from one Phycobacter azelaicus genomic window:
- the glmM gene encoding phosphoglucosamine mutase: protein MRKLFGTDGVRGTANIHPMTAEMALRIGAAVGRYFRREAGGVHRVVIGKDTRLSGYMFENALTAGLTSTGMNVLLLGPVPTPAVGLMTRSMRADLGVMISASHNPAEDNGIKFFGPDGFKLSDQAEMEIEALIENGVDLAQPKNIGRAKRIDDARFRYGERVKSSLPRGIRLDGLKVVLDCANGAAHRTAPEVLWELGADVVPLGISPDGTNINLGCGSTQPDAAAAAVVAHGADVGICLDGDADRVILIDENGQVADGDQLMALLASRWAEAGQLARNTLVATVMSNLGLERYLQDKGLTLARTAVGDRYVVEKMRAEGYNLGGEQSGHIVMSDHATTGDGLMAGLHMLAAMMQTNKPASALLRQFTPVPQLLKNVRFGAGQTPLEAAPVQAAIRDAEAALKAQGRLLIRKSGTEPLIRVMAECEDDSLLTETVDQVVAAVEAASA, encoded by the coding sequence ATGCGCAAGCTCTTTGGCACCGATGGCGTGCGTGGCACCGCCAATATCCACCCGATGACCGCCGAAATGGCCCTGCGCATCGGCGCCGCCGTGGGGCGCTATTTCCGCCGCGAGGCCGGCGGGGTGCACCGGGTGGTGATCGGCAAGGACACGCGCCTGTCCGGTTACATGTTCGAAAACGCGCTGACGGCGGGCCTTACCTCCACCGGTATGAATGTGCTGCTGCTGGGGCCAGTGCCGACGCCCGCGGTGGGGCTGATGACCCGCTCGATGCGCGCCGACCTTGGCGTGATGATCTCGGCCAGCCACAATCCGGCCGAAGACAACGGCATCAAGTTCTTCGGCCCCGACGGGTTCAAACTGTCCGATCAGGCCGAGATGGAAATCGAAGCGCTGATCGAAAACGGCGTCGACCTGGCCCAGCCCAAGAACATCGGCCGGGCCAAGCGTATCGACGATGCCCGTTTCCGCTATGGTGAGCGGGTGAAATCCTCCTTGCCGCGCGGCATTCGCCTGGATGGGCTGAAGGTGGTGCTGGACTGCGCCAATGGCGCCGCCCATCGCACCGCCCCCGAGGTGCTGTGGGAGCTGGGCGCCGATGTGGTGCCCCTCGGGATCTCTCCCGACGGGACCAATATCAACCTCGGCTGCGGCTCGACCCAGCCCGATGCTGCGGCCGCGGCGGTGGTGGCCCATGGCGCCGATGTGGGGATCTGCCTGGATGGTGATGCGGACCGGGTGATCCTGATCGACGAAAACGGCCAGGTGGCCGATGGCGACCAGCTGATGGCCCTGCTGGCCAGTCGCTGGGCCGAGGCCGGTCAGCTGGCGCGCAACACCCTGGTGGCAACGGTCATGTCCAACCTCGGACTGGAGCGCTACCTGCAGGACAAGGGGCTGACCCTGGCGCGCACCGCCGTAGGCGATCGCTATGTGGTCGAAAAGATGCGTGCCGAGGGCTACAACCTGGGCGGTGAACAATCCGGCCATATCGTCATGAGCGATCATGCCACCACAGGCGACGGGCTGATGGCAGGACTGCACATGCTGGCGGCCATGATGCAGACGAACAAGCCCGCCTCGGCGCTGCTGCGCCAGTTCACCCCGGTGCCGCAGCTTTTGAAGAACGTGCGCTTTGGCGCCGGGCAGACTCCGCTGGAGGCCGCCCCGGTGCAGGCTGCGATCCGCGATGCCGAGGCCGCGCTCAAGGCGCAAGGACGGCTCCTGATCCGCAAATCCGGCACCGAGCCGCTGATCCGGGTGATGGCGGAATGCGAAGATGACAGCTTGCTGACAGAAACGGTGGATCAGGTGGTCGCCGCCGTCGAGGCCGCCAGCGCCTGA
- a CDS encoding DUF2793 domain-containing protein, with translation MSDRSPALSLPLLMPSQAQKHVTHNEALMRLDMLVQLAVLSADQPAPPSQPGLGERHIVGAGASGDWAGHAREIALWDGMIWLFVPASPGWRADVVPTGQSLRFDGTDWQPALPVLQNLPALGIGAAADAANPLSVAGPATLFSHAGAGHQLKLNKSGAGDTASLLFQTGWSGRAEMGTAGTDDFSIKVSSDGSSWHTALEIDRSDGRIRFPKGSPDLRARLDAARLYHVRPDGSDANDGLSDTPGGAFATVQKAINTALTLDNGPNSVAIALAPGSYGEAVVIDRPLIGSGPLQITGNAGAPASVSLDRVTCRDGAHVRLEGVALVAADALRAEAGARVELADLHLIGSGTGLHLDSAEITCSGTDLFLGSALTGLANLRGHARLRASGSSFTLGTGITWTSGALDLSGFCHADLTGVVFAGDTAGCAGPRYLLAQGAILDSGGAGGSFVPGSTPGTSSSGAQSL, from the coding sequence ATGTCCGACAGATCCCCTGCGCTTTCCCTGCCGCTTCTGATGCCCTCTCAGGCGCAGAAACACGTCACCCACAACGAAGCGCTGATGCGCCTTGATATGCTGGTCCAGCTGGCGGTGCTCAGCGCCGATCAGCCTGCGCCTCCGTCCCAGCCGGGTCTGGGGGAGCGTCATATCGTCGGAGCGGGCGCCAGTGGAGACTGGGCGGGGCACGCGCGCGAGATCGCCCTTTGGGACGGAATGATCTGGCTGTTCGTGCCGGCCTCCCCCGGCTGGCGGGCAGATGTCGTACCCACGGGCCAGAGCTTGCGGTTTGACGGCACAGACTGGCAGCCGGCTCTACCGGTTCTGCAGAACCTGCCCGCTCTTGGCATCGGGGCGGCGGCGGATGCTGCGAACCCGTTGAGTGTCGCGGGGCCGGCCACGCTGTTCAGCCATGCCGGGGCCGGACATCAGCTCAAACTGAACAAGTCCGGCGCGGGCGATACTGCGAGCCTTCTGTTTCAGACCGGCTGGTCCGGGCGGGCCGAGATGGGCACGGCGGGGACGGATGATTTTTCGATCAAGGTCAGCAGCGATGGCAGCAGCTGGCACACGGCGCTTGAGATCGACCGCAGCGATGGCCGGATCCGCTTTCCGAAGGGCAGCCCGGATCTGCGCGCGCGGCTTGATGCGGCGCGCCTCTATCATGTGCGCCCGGATGGCTCGGACGCCAATGATGGGCTGAGCGATACCCCGGGCGGGGCCTTTGCGACCGTGCAAAAGGCGATAAATACGGCTCTAACACTGGATAATGGCCCCAATTCCGTGGCGATTGCACTGGCGCCGGGCAGCTACGGAGAGGCGGTTGTGATCGACCGCCCGCTGATTGGTAGCGGCCCCTTGCAGATCACGGGCAACGCGGGTGCCCCCGCCTCGGTCAGCCTGGATCGTGTCACCTGCCGGGATGGGGCGCATGTCCGCCTTGAGGGGGTGGCGCTGGTTGCGGCAGATGCGCTGCGGGCCGAGGCAGGCGCGCGGGTAGAGCTCGCTGATCTGCATCTGATCGGCAGCGGTACCGGGCTGCATCTGGACAGCGCCGAGATCACCTGCAGCGGCACGGATCTTTTTTTGGGCAGCGCTCTGACCGGTCTGGCGAACTTGCGCGGTCATGCCCGGCTACGGGCCTCGGGCAGCAGCTTTACCTTGGGCACCGGGATCACATGGACGAGCGGCGCGCTGGATCTGAGCGGCTTCTGCCACGCGGATCTGACCGGCGTGGTCTTTGCGGGTGATACGGCAGGCTGCGCCGGGCCGCGCTATCTTCTGGCGCAGGGGGCGATTCTGGATAGCGGCGGGGCAGGGGGCAGCTTTGTGCCCGGCTCAACCCCGGGCACCAGCAGCAGCGGTGCGCAGTCCCTTTAG
- a CDS encoding polysaccharide biosynthesis/export family protein: MRLVIPLLALASLCLLPAACGRLPGGAPTGEEIIKQSSEVDADFALYPVTRAFLPTVSQWPETGKSNHLGWISASNGAKTQIIQPGDTLTLRIWDSSDNSLLTSLEQKDVQLQDVRVAANGTIFMPYVGSVNVLGLTPDLAREQLQAELEVIVPSAQLQLDMQEGRNNSVDLVSGVARPGTYPMPDRNYSVMGLISAGGGISSTLNNPQIRLVRGRSIYGTSVDKLLNNPKLDTLLRGGDRVFVEEDERYFLSFGATGKEDLHIFSKDEMSAMDAMSISGGFQDGKADPQGLLVLREYDAGAVAPNTRGPRHERVVFTLDLTTADGLFSARKFRINPGDLLIATESPINDALTISNLIGNFFGVFSRAGVL; this comes from the coding sequence ATGCGCCTTGTGATCCCGCTGCTTGCACTTGCCAGCCTCTGCCTTTTGCCAGCCGCCTGCGGGCGCCTGCCCGGCGGGGCCCCCACGGGGGAAGAGATCATCAAGCAGTCCAGCGAGGTGGACGCCGATTTCGCCCTTTACCCGGTGACCCGCGCCTTTCTGCCCACCGTCTCTCAATGGCCCGAAACCGGGAAAAGCAATCACCTCGGCTGGATCAGCGCCAGCAATGGCGCCAAGACCCAGATCATCCAGCCCGGCGATACGCTGACCCTGCGCATCTGGGACAGCAGCGACAACTCGCTTCTGACCTCGCTCGAACAGAAGGACGTGCAGCTGCAGGACGTGCGCGTGGCCGCCAACGGAACCATCTTCATGCCCTATGTGGGCAGCGTGAATGTTCTGGGGCTGACCCCGGATCTGGCGCGCGAACAGCTGCAGGCAGAGCTGGAGGTCATCGTCCCTTCGGCGCAATTGCAGCTGGACATGCAGGAGGGACGCAATAACTCGGTCGACCTGGTTTCGGGCGTGGCCCGGCCCGGCACCTATCCGATGCCCGATCGCAATTATTCGGTGATGGGGCTGATTTCGGCCGGCGGCGGCATCAGCTCCACGCTCAACAACCCGCAGATCCGACTGGTGCGCGGGCGCAGCATCTATGGCACCTCGGTGGACAAGCTGCTGAACAATCCAAAACTCGACACCCTGCTGCGCGGCGGCGACCGGGTTTTCGTGGAAGAGGACGAACGCTATTTCCTCTCCTTCGGGGCCACCGGCAAGGAAGATCTGCATATCTTCAGCAAGGACGAGATGTCGGCCATGGACGCCATGTCGATCTCGGGCGGGTTCCAGGACGGCAAGGCCGACCCCCAGGGTCTCTTGGTCCTGCGCGAGTATGACGCCGGAGCCGTCGCCCCGAACACGCGCGGACCGCGCCATGAACGGGTGGTCTTCACGCTAGATCTGACCACAGCGGACGGGCTGTTCTCGGCCCGCAAGTTCCGGATCAATCCCGGTGATCTGCTGATTGCAACCGAATCTCCGATCAACGATGCGCTGACCATCTCGAACCTGATCGGCAACTTCTTCGGCGTCTTCAGCCGCGCCGGGGTGCTGTAA
- a CDS encoding NAD-dependent epimerase/dehydratase family protein, with amino-acid sequence MGFPATVRGAATPAGFPSTVVLGASGRIGRVLRRTWPDLLPGAARVLWQARRPQPDVLPAEDWVILDPLAAPGLLAETMRGAEAVLCLAGSVPGRGADLADNARLALAAIEAAASAGGEPARVFLTSSAAVYGDLAAEGGLLREDAAVAPTSPYGRAKLEMEQQALARAKGLGVPVSILRIGNIAGLDAILGGWRPGFTLDRFADGHSPRRSYIGVQSLAHVLAALLICEEMPAILNIAQPEPVEMAALLQAAGRSFATRPAPASAIPEVALDLDLLRRTLGPKAMPDPADPACLAEEWALLEPDLR; translated from the coding sequence ATGGGTTTTCCAGCCACAGTCCGGGGTGCAGCGACGCCTGCGGGTTTTCCGTCTACGGTGGTTCTGGGGGCCTCGGGGCGCATCGGTCGGGTGCTGCGCCGGACCTGGCCCGATCTTCTGCCCGGTGCGGCGCGGGTGCTGTGGCAGGCCCGGCGCCCCCAGCCCGATGTGCTCCCTGCCGAAGACTGGGTGATTCTCGACCCCCTTGCGGCGCCAGGGCTTCTGGCCGAGACCATGCGCGGCGCCGAGGCTGTTTTGTGCCTGGCGGGCAGCGTGCCGGGCCGTGGGGCCGATCTGGCGGATAATGCGCGCCTGGCGCTTGCCGCGATCGAGGCGGCGGCCTCTGCCGGGGGCGAACCGGCGCGGGTGTTTCTGACCTCTTCGGCCGCGGTCTATGGCGATCTTGCGGCGGAGGGGGGGCTGCTGCGCGAAGACGCGGCTGTTGCGCCCACCAGCCCCTATGGGCGCGCCAAACTCGAGATGGAGCAGCAGGCGCTTGCACGGGCGAAAGGGCTGGGCGTGCCCGTCAGCATCCTGCGGATCGGCAATATCGCCGGGCTTGATGCCATTCTGGGGGGCTGGCGCCCGGGCTTCACCCTGGACCGGTTTGCCGATGGCCACAGCCCGCGGCGCAGCTATATCGGGGTGCAAAGCCTGGCTCATGTGCTGGCGGCCCTGCTGATCTGCGAAGAAATGCCTGCGATCCTGAATATCGCCCAGCCCGAACCGGTGGAGATGGCGGCGCTTTTGCAGGCGGCGGGGCGGTCCTTTGCCACCCGGCCCGCGCCCGCAAGCGCCATTCCCGAGGTGGCGCTGGATCTGGACCTTCTACGCCGCACCCTGGGGCCAAAGGCGATGCCGGACCCGGCTGATCCGGCTTGTCTGGCAGAGGAATGGGCCTTATTAGAGCCGGATTTGAGGTGA
- a CDS encoding sugar transferase, with protein sequence MTWRKRIFDLFFASLLVVILGPILLLLLLWLLIKEGRPVFYVAERMTTPTRSFKLWKLRTMTVVDEDSGVSGGDKEARITRTGAWLRSKRLDEFPQLWNILKGDLSFVGPRPPLRQYVEAHPEIYAEVLKSRPGVTGLASITYHKHETALLARCSTPEETDAVYSRICVPAKARLDLIYQRHQNMCYDFDLVFQTIGNIFRRG encoded by the coding sequence ATGACCTGGCGCAAACGCATTTTCGATCTTTTCTTTGCCTCGCTGCTGGTGGTGATCCTGGGGCCTATCCTGTTGCTGCTGCTGCTTTGGCTGCTGATCAAAGAGGGGCGGCCGGTCTTTTACGTGGCCGAGCGCATGACCACGCCGACCCGCAGTTTCAAGCTTTGGAAGCTCAGAACCATGACCGTGGTCGATGAGGACAGCGGCGTTTCGGGTGGCGACAAGGAGGCCCGGATCACCCGCACCGGCGCCTGGCTGCGCTCCAAGCGGCTGGATGAATTCCCCCAGCTGTGGAACATCCTGAAAGGGGATCTGTCCTTTGTGGGGCCGCGCCCGCCCCTGCGCCAATATGTGGAGGCCCATCCGGAGATCTATGCCGAGGTGCTCAAAAGCCGCCCCGGCGTCACCGGTCTGGCCTCGATCACATATCACAAACATGAAACCGCGCTGCTGGCCCGCTGCAGCACGCCCGAGGAAACCGATGCGGTCTATTCGCGCATCTGCGTGCCGGCCAAGGCGCGGCTGGACCTGATTTACCAGCGCCACCAGAATATGTGCTATGATTTCGATCTGGTGTTCCAGACCATCGGCAATATCTTCCGGCGCGGCTGA